The genome window CAAGGGCTGGATCAGACATGCTGATGTTGGAGTCTAGCAACTTTCTTCCCTAAAGCTCGGTCTTCATTGCAACTTCGTGGATCAAACACATTTGCCTCAAATACAAGCAGCTTACTACAGAGAGACTAGACAGAAtccaaattactgaaaaaaaagttaaaatttaaacatAACACACCTGTGATAAAGCTTCTTTGTTTGAAAGAGCTTTATGTGAAGGCCACGCATATGTTTATGTTTATTGTCAAAATAAAACTAGATCACTGTGAATTTACCTGGCTGCATATTCAAATCATATTAGTGACAGAAACCTTATTTGGTGCTATGCTAAGCCACAGGGGTATTCAATGGACCTCCAGAAGATTATAATGTATGCAGACAAACCAGACACAGAGGACTGtgaagaaggctttttttttttcccttttttttttttttttaaataaaaaacaactgaCACCTTTGCAACTGGGATAATGGAAGAGTTTTAGTGactgaacaaacaaaagaagcaCGGAGATAATAAGATGGGGAAATGAAAAGCAATCGTGAAGCCAGATTCTTGGAGCAAATAGGACAAATAGAGCTCTTTGCAGGCTGTCCTTATGCTGAGAATGAATATGAGAATAAATTCTTTAGACTTGACAAACTatctggaagaaacaaaaaaccgCATCTAATTTAGAGTAGCAGGGGCAGATTTTTACATACTGTGTTTTCAACGTGCTGTCGGGAGAAGCATGGACATCTAAAAGGCCAGAAAAGAATGCAAGTAGCTTAAACAGGAACTAAAATGCTCCTTCTTCCTTACAGGGAAAAACTGTAACTGTAATATGCTGAGAGACTGATGACTGGGCATGGGGGGAGAAAacgtcattaaaaaaacccactgtaccACAGCTACAGGACTAGGTGACTTGTCGGATAGCGAGGGCATCAACACCAACATCATCATCCTGAATTAGACTGCAGTTCAAGGGCAGCAGAACACAGTCCTGGGGATCTGAGGCACTAGACAAATGTGCCAAAGCTCCTCCTGGAGGGAAGTGTTGCCTGCTCAACTGCGGTGCCAGTGAACCTGACACTGTCTCCTTTcaataaacagcaaaaaaccaGGAAGGAAAGTTTTCTCAGCAAGGAAAGTAAACTAAAACAACAGATTAAAAAGCAACCAACAAACTGTGGGAGATCAAAACAGAGATCACTGTTGTAATAACAGCACTGTTgtctctctcacttttttcccTCAAAGGAAAAGACCTCAAAACAGcaatccctttcttttcctcaggGTCTAGTCTAGCTGTACTTAAAACTGGTTTACCCCATAAAAACACCACTGAAAGTGGACATTCAGGAGAGAGCTATGTTCTGACATGAACGTAAGTCACAATACATATGCAAGCCTTTTACAGGGTTACACATTTCATAAATAACACACAAAACCACCATACTTCTCTTTTTcctattcaggaaaaaaagggagccTCCAAAAATGTTCTGCTCTGCAGCAGACACCACAcaacaagaaatacagaaagttgCTCAATTGTTAATTAACTTTAATGCCAGAAACTCAATCTTCAAACCCTCCCTCAACTGGCACCACTACAAACAAGATTGGCAAGCATCAACTCAAGATCACACAGTCAGATTAGAAACATGGCAGAAGTCATTTGAGCTGTGATCAAAACTAACTTTCCCTTGGTTGGcaatattttatgtttatactAGGACACACATGCGCTTCTTGTTACCTTATTTGGAAGAGGCCCCCTTGAAGTTTTGTCGCAACAGCCACCCCTATGAACTGTATTCATTTACACACTGGGCAGAAGCCCTTGAGACACCAAAcacaagaaagcagaaagcacGAAAGGACAAGAGGCAGATGAGCACATCTCCCTGAAAATGTGAGCTTTCCTTCCTTCTGGAGCTTTCTTCAGCACAGACTGGTTCAATCAGTGCTGCTGTTTGAAAAAGCCACTGACCAGCCAGACACTGATGGAACTTACTCTTTTCCGTGTGGAAGTTTACACCTAGCATTTACTTGATTGGATGTGACATACTGCCACGCCAAATTGCTTACTAGGAAAGTAAGTCCTTCTCCTGTCCTTcacacagccctcctctgcaTAACATCAGATGCTCAGAGCTCTGGATGCATCAGATAACTACTTATTATTTATGATAAGGCCCTAACCTCACTGGATTAGCCACTAAATACATGTAACAAAAACAATGACAGCTCTTTATGACAGAtaattgaagtattttaaaagaagctgCCAACACTcaacagttttggggttttttttgggtttttttttttttttttttttttaggaaaggttACTGCATACATCATATGCTGTGTTTCACACTAAGACTCTTAGATCAGAAAGACAAAGCCTCATCCTACCTCTGAATTACTACTTTCCCTTGTTTCTAGCCTAAAGGTTACTTTCGGTGCAGGGTCTACTTTGGTATTTAATATTGCAGGCAGAAACTGCCACTTGCAATTTAGTCAGCAGGGCCAACAGCAGCAAATCACTTGTGAAAATACAATCTTGCTCTCCATCAGGAGAGTTAAATGAAAGCCTAAGGAGTAACACTGCTCTGGAGACTCACACAGGTGTAACCTGGAGAGCCAAGCCACTTGAAGACGGGTAAAATGTCTATTACACTTCCTGCACATTCAGATTCTAGAAATTAAGCCAATATGACAGCTCTGGGCTTTTGGCATCTGTTACAATATTGCATATCTCCAAAGATATCCTACATGCCAAGAGGAAAAAGCTATTTGAAAAGGCTGGCCGAAGTGGACCTCACACGTCCTGCGAAGGGCCAAGTTCTGATTCACCTGGGTTTCTGTTCAAATTTACCAAACTTTCTTCAAAGTCACTCCTATtacatttgtttctttgttcctcCTTCTGTTCCTTCCCAGCCTTATGGATATTTACTGGacataaaatgcatttactttcCTACTAGAATACAACACCAGTATAGCTCTGAATTTAGTGCCTCCCAATTTCAATTTCAAGCTTTCTCTTGTTTACTAAAAGACAGGTATTATTAATCCTATGTTATACTTTCCTCCACCTGCATGTGTGTCTCTTTCCAGGTAAAGAGCACTGAAACTTAACATATGTTAaagatttttgttgctttcttaaTCATATTCTTCCTTGTAGGCTACTgttataaaagaataaatatacAAATGTTTATTTATTCAGTTATGTTTTCAAATCCCAGGGAAAGTAAGTGTAACTTGAACGtaacaaaaaggatttaaatgaccttgaggaaagaaaaaaaataatctttggaattaaaaaaaaagaaatccacagaaaaatCTCCCCAGTGCCTCCTAAAAACCAAAGTCAGACGATTTAAAGTCAGTGTTTGGCTTTGCCACAAGCCTCCAGTGTAATTTTGGTAAACGCATGTAGGGAACCAATGATGTGAGAACTCATAATCTGCTAAAGCAATTAAAAACCGACTACCAGTATTTCAACAGGCTAGAAGCAAACGAAGTGCAAGAGGATCATGCCAACCATTTGCTAAATTCTAGATGTCATTGCAAGTATTTAGAAGTGTATAGATACTTGATTGCCTTCAAAAACTGATCCTGTGCAGTGACTTGATAAAACTCTTTTAATAGAAACTTTGTCCATTGTTTGATTATGCCATTCACGTCCTGCTCTTCCTCTGTGAATGAGGCATTTGAAAACTCTTTCCTGTGTCCATACTTGCTTTAACAAACTAAATGGCTTGAGAGGTAGGAATAGATCTCTCTGTGGCTCTATCCTGGTTGGAATGTATAGGTGCAACTGTAATAGATAGAAATATATGACACTAGTAAAAAAGCACCAACTTCCAAGGACACTTCTCTTAGATAAAAACTGTAAGTCTATAAATTTTCgtgataaaataaatatttgccatttgaagctgggggaaaaaaaaaagcaaataaaattcaaGAATCTTCTCAAGAAGAGCAGTAAATTaatctgtgattttaaaaattccttgCAGTGACAAACTTGACAAGAGAAAATCATATTAGAGCTCCAACACAAATGGCTGCCAGCAGGAAAACGTGACTTACCAATATTATATGTATTCCTGAACAGTGGTGTAGGTGATGCACCCTGTACTTACCTGTGCTTAAAGAGCTTTTCCAACTATTCTTTCCTCTTGGCTTCAAAACTGCTGCTAACATAATCAAATATATTATGCAGTATTTTGCAACTTTCTTACCTATTCATAAAAATTAGACAGAAATATGACTTGTAGCCTGAGACTAAAACTACTAATAAGAATTGTCGTAATGAACCTTCTCGTGCTAAGGGCGTCTAGCCTACAGTGCTTTGCAGTATAAACGCGGGTACCTTCAGATGCACAGACTATTTCTTGGAGGTTGAGAAGTTCCTTGAGACAGTCCATTCCAATGTCACTCACAACTGTGTAAATTGGTACCAGTCCCCTGAATGCTCAACAATATGCTTTCAGTCCAGTAATACATACACCTTGGCATTCGCTAATTTACTTGCTATTCCTGCAAATCAATCACAGGATTACTAGAACTGAACAATGGAAAACAATGGGAGTATTTGCTGATAAAACCATAAAGGATGAGGAATAAAATCCAAAGCAGATGCAGTAAACTAAAGTACTTTTACCTTCTGTTTTTTAGAATAACTGTAATTGAAATTGCTTGTCTTGCTAATATTTATTGAACATGCTTTAATATTTATACTATTTTGATTAACAGAAATATGCCTCCTTATGCTGTGGCTGTATTATTATCAGTTCACAATAATATGAGTACTGTATTAGTACATTCATTCAGTATCATTTCCACTTCCATTCAGCTGTTACTTGAATCTATGATACTGCTAAGATGAGATACTGCTAATGAACGCCTCAAGAAGGTGGCTACACATAGCTGCACTGGCAACTTGGCTTGCGAAAAAAGAAGATCCAGAAGAACCATTCTTATTTTAcacaaatttcaaaacaagaCCATACTAACCATTTTTACTAGAAACAGCAAATACAGAGAAACACAAGAATATGAGACAAAATCTCACACTAAGTATGACACAGGCTTTTATCAAGGCACAGTcatgaaacatttcattaaaagaagCGGAGCTAAAATTATAATAAATGAATATTGCAAAGATTAGAATGTACTTATAACATGTTGCAAACATGAAGAATGCTGCAAGTACTCAATATTTATCATTATCAGTGGAACCTTTCTATTGGAGTTCTCATATTTTGAAATCATGTTCCTTCACTCTTCTACACATCTGAAGGTAACAGTAAAAGAGGCCAAGCCTGAGGAAGAACAGCTCGAActcaaaagacaaagaaaagttcATCTGTTCTCTTAGAAAACGCCGATGACCTGCCAGCTGTAAAGGAATCGGATCCACACATCCTGACTGTCTAACTGCTTATGGTGCTGCTTCTGTCTCCCTACTAAAAGTTTATGCAAACCATGATTCTCATCAGTTTGGATTATTTAAAGGcacaaaaaaaaggctgtgaaataTCAAAACTGTTTTACTGAAGAGTACTGTAGTTGTGTGATGTCAAAACGCGTACAATTGATACTAAAGCCTTCAGAGCTGCcagaaaaaccaaaataatccTTCTTAGCTGTACAACAAGATGATCAGTAGTTTCCAGCTACAATCTAAAACTGAGGAGAAAATACTGTGGACAAATATGTAAGAATGAGGTCCTATAAATTAAAACAGGAATTTAATCAGAGCACACAGGTCCAATACAGCTTTTGAATTTCACttttatattttcagttaaaaacttGAGAGAGAGCATGCCACAAAGAAAACTAGCGAATACTTCAAAACACTCAGTATTATCCTATCTTCAAAGTGCCTTCTATAAATCTTGAATCTCAGCAACCGCAGTAACATTTCAGGGCAAATTCTCATACCACTAACATATTCCAATAGAGATGGAAACTCACAAATGAAGTCATACTAGCACAGCTGGGGAATAGCTGTTACGATAATCCTCCAAGGACCTCAAGACTGAGCctcaaaactttttaaaactttctatttCAAACTTACTTGTGACAATGCATTTCTCACAACACCCTTCTTTACAGGGAAGACACCACAAATTGTGCTGTTTACAcagtaaacacacacaaaaaaacccttcacaGTGTTGAGAAAAGAATCACAGTTGTTCATTCCTTTAGCCAgactatttttaaatcaaaaccaatAATAAGCAGAGGAGGACTAAGGCAGAGATTAATGTTCCTCTATGCTTTTCAGCTTTATAAAGCTACTTTTATAACGTTCAAGCAAATTGTACAGTGACTGACATGAACAAAATGACAGTAATCTGTCACTATTTCACATTTCCCACTAGGCTGATTCAAATAGCTATTTATGAACCTTACACTTCAATGGTCACTTTGATGACTAAACCATAAATTAGAATGTAAAGTGAATGTAAATTTGATTTTAGAGTAACAACAAATTGTCAGCAAAGTGGGATATTATTTAATTTCTATCAACACATTATGAAAAAGTCAGCAATACCAAGATGCGCTACATCATAATAAACCCTAaacttagtggaaaaaaaaaaaagtatgctagATCTCACGTTTGCTTCAGtgcttctgcatttaaaaataaaagcactttatATTATGCTTGGTTAGTTTTAAATATAAAGTCTTAATAATGTCAGATGACTTCATTACTTATATCTTCAATTAAACAAGGGAgcaagaatgatttttttttccccacagagcaTGATTGAATTTGACAGCAAGTAAATATTAATATGAATTTAGATGCTAAGGTTTTTAATAATCCTGATGAAAAGCTTACTTTTAAGACAGTGTTGCtattttttacaatatttatCTCTTGCTCATCCTACCCACATCAAGCCAGGGTAGCCCAAACATTAAGGTGCTACAAATCAGTGTCCTCATTTCAGCACCCCAGTTACATATCTATTAAGTGGGAACAGTATTTCCCACCTATTTCAAGTGCTCTGATACCTTGAAATTGAACTCTCTTCAGAAAAAGGAAGTACATGCTGTTATAAAAGAATTGTGCCAAGTAGGTCTCAGTTAaggtcttttaaaacaaaaataaatttagtaCACTCCAGTCATCCATTTCATGGGTAGCCTCACTAATGTTTTCCTGATTTATCAAAGATAAAATTTTACATTCTTAATTACAACCAttacagagcatttttttttacatgctgaGAGAAATTTAATCTTAGGCACAATCTAGAAGAgattttctgtagcattttacTGTGGGAGATCCCACTTCCACAAATTGTTACTTCTTTGGTGCAGATTTTGTAAGTGTCAGAATTTGACCCTGTGCATTCTTATCTTTTGCCATCCCCTGTGACGGACGCGCTCCTCCTCTTTAAACTAACTGAGCTTTGGtccaggcagatgctcagcaggTAGGCCTAACTAAAGTTAATCCTATTGTGTGAGGCTATCAGTGAGAACTCAGCACTAAATGCCCACAAAAATTGTTTGGCTGGAGTCTGGGCTGATAAGCAGCTGAAACTGCATTAACACACCAGAAAATCTGACAACAAATTAGACACTTTACACTGTAAGTATCTGCAGCCATCAGGGTCCGCTGAGCTCTCTCTCCACAGCAGCTGGTTGTGCAGTGGTGATCTCCCCTTGAACAGGGGAACGTCTCTCAAAGTCACCCCTCAAGGCTGAGAGATCCCTTACCTGACACCAGACATCGATGGGTTGGTAAAGGACATTTTTTGCATGCATGTAACATTTAATATACATATAGTAAGCTAAAGCAATAATCTTTGTATCCCACACAAACTTTAAGTGTAGTAAATAGTAGAGTATTGACTGCCGATCCATCTGCACTTATTAAACATTTTACATACCTAAATTTACTGATTAGAACTCAATAAACTAACTGCTAGCTCAGCTCTGAGTGATCTCTGACTTTTCTCCTGCAACAGCCCCTCCTTCATTATGTTCCCCGGCCTCTAATACTTCCCTGGAGGATATTGTATATCAAGGCTCTCCAAGATAAAATCTCAAAAAGAGGAGCTGAAAATGCTACTCATCGCCTACAGAACAAACACCCCCAACATTTAAATAATTGCATTGAGTCAATCCAATCTGAATTACTTCTTtgagaaacacttttaaaatacaaaaatagcagtgtttgggttaaaaaaaaaagatagaaagcaAGCAAAGCTATGGTAGCACAAAACAACACCTGTTCCTGGGAGAGGCAATTCCAAAGAAACACTTTAACTTGCACCAAAATATTCATACTTAATTGCCAAATCAAAGGGCCCAACTTCCTACTGAAATAAGAATCCAGCTAACTGACCTGCTGGTTGTTAAAAGATTCATGTTAAAAACAGACCACGGAGGAACAGGTGCACATACTCATCCGATAGTTAATGTAAGTACTACTGAACTATGACTGGTATCAGTAAGTGCAGATTTTGGAAGGAGGGACAGCTCAAGCATTGGAAGTGCTCTTAGAAAGTTCAGGCGTAGAAGCTTGCTTTCTTCAAATTTCCATTTGGTTACTGTGGATAGACAGTGGGCATATATGAGAAGTAATAAAGTACCTAAAGTTCAGTGAAGTATAATTCATGTCTAAATAATATGGTACCCAATGAAAGGAACAGATATGCTATAAATGCTACTCAGATAAGGTCAGAGAAAAATACTGGCAGTGACTCAACTTTTTCCCGAAGAAAAATCTATCACCCTGCTAGCATTTCGCCAGCATTTACTTCATTCACTTTAGGATTTTCTTGTTCTGCTACTGTTCTAACACTGTATCTGGAggtggggaaaaacaaacacagaaggcAAGACTATTCGGGAGTGACTGTCACAACCACTTTTCTAAACCTATggtggaaggaggaaaggaatcCAATACATATGAGCTAGAGGAAACAGATTCAAAGGAAAATTAgggcagaacaaagaaacagagtgaAGAGATagtaaaacaaacagcagaaaaggtAACAGAAGAGCACATAAACTTGACAGCAAGGCCTGTTCCAGTTAATGGAACAAACATCCCTTAGTCCCTTATTGCAACCAACATGGATAAACAGATATTTCCCACCATCCCAAACTCAGACATACAAAAAGTACCGTTCATCCAGAGATGTTCTGAGCAAGGATCTGTTTTTCCCATCCGTAGTGGCATAAGACAGTTAACTGAGGAGTGTGCAACTCTTAAATATAATAAGAGAAATAAACATACCTGCCGACGTATAACCTCTAGGTTTGCTTTGGCTTTATTCACTAGTTCTTCTATTTTTTCAGAATCCTTTATACTCTTGTTTTCTCTGAAGGCATCTCGTATCCTTCTGATGGCATATGTTCTAAACACAAACAATAAGATGATGTGTATTCATAGATGTGCCACAGTTATGACATTTCAATGTTCTTTAAAACatgctgacttttaaaaataaatatacatacacacatatatattttgcCCAGTTTTATACAGGTATCTCTTTATTCATGGTCTTGCCCGAGTTGAAACAGTGACTAGATTCTTTAATTAAACAACAGTGGTTTTACTGGAAGTTATTGTAGAAAAATTTCATATTTCACATATCACTCCAGTCTTAACTGCTTGTTATTGCTGTAAACATACTGTTGGATGTCCAGCATGATACCGCAAAGCTCAAGAACATAACAAAAAGcctacaaaccaaaaaaatcatccCCCAAATTATTCTGAATCAGTGCAACTACTCTTATTCTGCATACGCTAAAGGTCATTGAGCTAACGACTAAATACATTATATGGTATTACCAGTTCTGACTTCGTAATCCAGCAGTCAAAGGTAGACTGATGGACCAACTGTAACAAAAAGGGCTACTTCCTTGTCACCCCTTCCTCTCCTGACAAAGTATATTTCACCCCTCAGTCCAACACCTCCTCATCCATCTCTGCAAGCAGGAAGAGATTACAGTCTCTGCTTTCAGAGAGGAAGGTACAAAGCTGCAGCTATCTCCAaatctctcccctttcttttcaaCCCAGTAAAGAACTTTTATGTAGTCTGTAGTGTACTactcaataaaaaaaatcaggccaattccgatattaaaataaatgagcagtagcattaaaagcattaaaattagaaaaaaaggctGCTGCAAACACCACAAATAGTGTAATATTTCAACAACTGTTTTCAGTCTTGTATAAAAGTGAAACATGAGACAAAATTGTCTGAAACACGATCACAAAAAACTCCAAAGACgatgttgaaaaataaaaatactgggggagggggctgaggaggggagaggaagaggaggaaagatgaATAGCCAGTGGCACTCCCTACCGTTAGATGGTGCTATCCAGCTCTGAATGCAGAGTCCACCCGCCAAGCAGCATATTTTCTCTTCGAGCtcataaataatacatttcaatCACGGGAATCAGGATGGTTATGGAGTGCCACCCTGCTGCCGCACACCGGCAGATGGTGCATGCTTTTAATTAGGGCCTGTTCACCTATAATGTGACACTGGGGTGCGTAAGTGAGtgagtgtgtgtttgtatgtatgtgtgaaGTTAATAGAATGTATTAAATATGGAAGCTCATTCTCATCTGCAGCTGCTGTCCTAGCAAGACTTGAAGGGGAAGCTGCTTAATTCTTCTAGAAAAGAAACAACCCCAAATCATTAAGATGTCATATAATTTTGTTGCTTGATAACGGATTGATTTTAAATCACCCCATATACATATGTAGGGTTAAACTGCGCAGACACATGTCACATTTTCTGCAAGAAAGGGTTTCTGAAAGATTCAAAGaccttatatatatgtatttagctcaaaagaaaaaacaacaacaaacagcaaGTATCCACTACTGTGTGCAAGTCTTTCAAAATGCAATACAAATGAATAAATGCTATCTACGTAAAAAAAGATAGACGGGACAAACAAATTCTTTTTCAGTATAACACCTACacacttggttttttttttgttttgtacataTGGTGCATTAATTGttctattttctctcttttcctctcattATACCCAACAGTTGTTGAGAAGGAAAAGCTATGTACTTCAAAAACATCATCAGACCAGTTTTTATCTATAGTCAGAAAGTtgcactgttttttccttttacaatttCTTTAAACCTTTATAAACGTTAACACACAAATTAAGCTATTTTACATAGGCCTTAAACCAATCTTAATTCTACAGCTAAATCAATATATCTCCAGTATTCTCTAAACACACTTCAAAGACTAGCTCTGGTGCTAGTCTTTACTAAGGTTACATTGAGATTCAATATATCACTTAAAATAAGGATGAGCTGAACTCCAAGCTCAAACCCAATACTATAATGACTGTAAAACATCCTTTCTTCCCCACTGAGAGGTGCCAGGGGAACATTTCACCAACACtcaaattctttcaaaattatcTAAAAAATGTTAAGATATAAACAAACTGGCAGTTTTAGGGGGGgatgcttgttttttttaaagaacaacttTTTACACCCAATAACAGTTGTGAGCAGTGTGAATTCCAAACCTTCGCTTCAAGAGTTTCTGAACTGACCATGTACTAAAAGCTAGTACTAACATTAGGGCTGTGATATTGCTGCAAGTCCATGAGCTCTTTTGAAAGTACAGTAACTTGTGTAGCAACATGCAGTAAAAATACACATGCTATGAAAAGAACTTGTTCATTCAGACATGTATctcctggttttttttaaagactactACCGTAAAGATCTTCTGGTTGATGAACAGACTGGTCAGCTGATCAGCTACTCTAATGGTGTGCATTTTCAGTTCAATAAGGATAAACACATAAACCAATCATTTACCATTTGAAGGTACAGCTCAAAATGCCAGTGGCACAGAATATATGGCTATCTTCATAAAACTTTACAACATTAACCTTAAAAAAAGGACTATCTGAAGACAGAGCAACAGATGAAAAGCATACTAGCATGTGAAATGGTTGCTGTACCTTATGAATGATTATTTACCCAAGCTGGCACAAAGGAACTGAGGGGATACCATATGGCAATAAGTTTAAGCCTACGTGATTGAAGGGGAGCTGCTGCAATTTTGCCACCTGCCCTGGTAAGCACAAACCCTCCCACTGCCTCCTTCAGACCAGCACAGCCAGTCTGCTATTTGGCCCTGAGCTGAGCCAGTCCAACTTGGTAACCTGACAGAAGGCCAAACTACTAAAAGAGTGaacttgttttttgttgttgttttggtttttttttctggattaggTAGCTCCATTGGCTCAGCATGGGACTGTACTAGCATTAGCACTGAGGAGGAGGGAATACAGCAGTACTGATTTAGAGAG of Rissa tridactyla isolate bRisTri1 chromosome 2, bRisTri1.patW.cur.20221130, whole genome shotgun sequence contains these proteins:
- the LYRM4 gene encoding LYR motif-containing protein 4 isoform X1, with the protein product MAASSRAQVLRLYRALLRESQRFSSYNYRTYAIRRIRDAFRENKSIKDSEKIEELVNKAKANLEVIRRQAECPSLREVT